One window of the Natrinema sp. CBA1119 genome contains the following:
- a CDS encoding DoxX family protein has translation MSEHDSPIDSTPSRFGRLLFATGLAVLAVRNLMNLEGRIAYADAKGVPSANNLVPAATGLLLGGSVGIGLWRLPKLSAGSVIAFFAGVTPVMHDFWNVDAESRGEELTSFLQNLALIGAAVAFLKRAREN, from the coding sequence ATGTCGGAACACGATTCTCCCATCGATAGTACACCGTCTCGGTTCGGTCGTCTCCTCTTCGCGACCGGGCTCGCCGTTCTCGCGGTTCGAAATCTCATGAACCTCGAGGGGCGTATCGCCTACGCGGACGCGAAAGGCGTCCCTTCGGCAAACAATCTCGTGCCAGCGGCGACCGGACTGCTCCTCGGCGGAAGCGTCGGAATCGGTCTCTGGCGGCTTCCGAAGCTGTCCGCCGGAAGCGTGATCGCGTTCTTCGCGGGAGTCACGCCCGTCATGCACGATTTCTGGAACGTCGACGCCGAGTCACGCGGTGAAGAACTCACGTCCTTCCTACAGAACCTCGCGCTAATCGGCGCTGCGGTCGCCTTCCTCAAGCGCGCACGCGAGAACTGA
- a CDS encoding acyl-CoA carboxylase subunit beta, whose translation MRVRIAAGAADDEAVAIATALAEHLDESVSVYVGDETEPTAVHDLEEDAVAPTDGGPTARNDERDRPDADRGDADLGPTEREERLWDEIDDILEGGPEKYKEQLPEQGKLFVRDRLELWFAGEDSELRFEDGTFAAFDDWHPSGAGTDDVRDEVDGESGSEDDVDEDGAAADADRLPADGLITAAATFEGRDVHVMANDYTVKRGSMAAKGVEKFLRMQQRALKTGNPVCYLMDSSGGRIDQQTGFFANREGIGKYYYNHSMLSGRVPQICVLYGPSIAGAAYTPVFADFTIMVEGMSAMAIASPRMVRMVTGEEIDLQELGGPQVHMRESGSADLIARDEEHARELVAQLITYLPDNADEKPPKREPTAPAKSPDGIDAVVPQEPNKGYDMTDVIDRLVDEGSYFELRPDYGPEIITAYARIDGRPVGIVANQPAHRAGAIFPDAAEKAAEFVWKSDAFNIPLLYLCDTPGFMAGSQVEKEGILEQGKKLIYATSSATVPKQTVVVRKAYGAGIYAMGGPAYDPESVIGLPSGEIAIMGPEAAVNAVYARKLAEIDDPEERERMEERLREEYREDIDVHRMASEVVIDELVPPSTLREELAARFDFYADVEKSLPDKKHGTIL comes from the coding sequence ATGCGAGTTCGTATCGCGGCTGGTGCCGCCGACGACGAAGCGGTGGCGATCGCCACCGCTCTCGCCGAACACCTCGACGAATCGGTCTCGGTGTACGTCGGCGACGAGACGGAGCCCACGGCGGTCCACGACCTCGAGGAAGACGCGGTCGCACCGACCGACGGCGGTCCGACCGCGCGGAACGATGAGCGCGATCGACCCGACGCCGATCGTGGTGACGCCGATCTCGGACCGACCGAACGCGAGGAACGCCTGTGGGACGAGATCGACGACATCCTCGAGGGTGGCCCCGAGAAGTACAAAGAGCAACTTCCCGAGCAGGGGAAGCTGTTCGTCCGCGACCGGCTCGAGCTGTGGTTCGCCGGCGAGGACAGCGAGTTGCGCTTCGAGGACGGCACGTTCGCGGCGTTCGACGACTGGCATCCCAGCGGTGCGGGGACCGACGACGTCAGGGACGAGGTGGACGGAGAGAGCGGTAGCGAGGACGACGTTGACGAGGACGGAGCCGCTGCTGACGCCGACCGATTGCCGGCGGACGGGCTCATCACGGCCGCGGCGACGTTCGAGGGGCGGGACGTCCACGTCATGGCCAACGATTACACCGTCAAACGGGGCAGCATGGCTGCCAAGGGTGTCGAGAAGTTTCTCCGGATGCAACAGAGAGCGCTCAAGACGGGCAATCCGGTGTGCTACCTGATGGACTCCTCTGGCGGCCGGATCGATCAGCAGACCGGCTTCTTCGCGAACAGGGAGGGGATCGGGAAGTACTACTACAATCACTCGATGCTCTCCGGGCGGGTGCCACAGATCTGCGTGCTCTACGGTCCCTCGATCGCCGGTGCGGCCTACACGCCGGTCTTCGCGGACTTCACGATTATGGTCGAGGGGATGTCCGCGATGGCGATCGCGTCCCCGCGAATGGTACGGATGGTCACTGGCGAGGAGATCGACCTGCAGGAACTCGGCGGTCCGCAGGTCCACATGCGGGAGTCGGGCTCGGCGGACCTGATCGCGAGGGACGAGGAACACGCGCGCGAGCTAGTGGCCCAACTGATCACCTATTTACCGGACAACGCCGACGAGAAGCCGCCGAAACGGGAGCCGACGGCACCCGCGAAGTCTCCAGACGGAATCGACGCCGTCGTCCCACAGGAGCCGAACAAGGGGTACGACATGACCGACGTGATCGACCGGCTCGTCGATGAGGGGTCGTACTTCGAGTTACGACCCGATTACGGCCCGGAAATTATCACGGCCTACGCCCGGATCGACGGCCGCCCGGTCGGTATCGTCGCCAATCAGCCCGCCCACCGCGCCGGCGCAATCTTCCCCGACGCGGCCGAGAAGGCAGCGGAATTCGTCTGGAAGTCGGACGCGTTCAATATTCCCTTACTCTACCTCTGTGACACCCCCGGCTTCATGGCCGGCTCACAGGTCGAGAAAGAGGGCATTCTCGAGCAGGGAAAGAAGCTGATCTACGCGACGTCCTCGGCGACGGTCCCCAAACAGACCGTCGTCGTCCGCAAGGCCTACGGCGCGGGGATCTACGCGATGGGTGGCCCGGCCTACGATCCCGAGAGCGTCATCGGTCTCCCGTCGGGCGAGATCGCCATCATGGGCCCCGAAGCGGCGGTCAACGCAGTCTACGCCCGCAAGCTCGCCGAAATCGACGACCCCGAGGAGCGCGAGCGGATGGAGGAACGGCTCCGCGAGGAGTACCGCGAAGACATCGACGTCCATCGGATGGCCAGCGAGGTCGTCATCGACGAACTCGTCCCGCCGAGCACGTTGCGCGAGGAACTCGCCGCCCGATTCGACTTCTACGCCGATGTCGAGAAGTCCCTGCCCGACAAGAAACACGGGACGATCCTCTGA
- a CDS encoding class 1 fructose-bisphosphatase, translating into MTVSDPVVESVVATISRSATEIRQGLIGRRGTVDEENPSGETQAEADIWADELLGDRLAEIDGVGQYASEERAEAVDCGADPAASDAYAVAVDPLDGSSNLKSNNTMGTIFGVYDAALPARGETLVAAGFVLYGPITTMVIATDDIVTEYELSGGERTVVDRDLALPDEPVVYGFGGRVPNWPDDFREHAREIESELKLRYGGALIGDVNQVLTYGGTFGYPGLESRPEGKLRLQFEGNPIGYVVEQAGGRSSNGVQSLLSVEPDDLHDRTPVHVGNDELIDRLEDALA; encoded by the coding sequence ATGACGGTCTCCGACCCAGTCGTCGAGAGCGTCGTGGCGACGATCAGTCGCTCGGCGACCGAGATCCGGCAGGGACTGATCGGCCGCCGCGGGACGGTCGACGAGGAAAACCCCAGCGGCGAGACCCAGGCCGAGGCCGATATCTGGGCCGACGAGTTGCTGGGCGATCGGCTCGCCGAGATAGACGGTGTCGGCCAGTACGCCAGCGAGGAACGCGCCGAAGCCGTCGACTGCGGTGCGGATCCGGCTGCGAGCGACGCGTACGCCGTCGCAGTGGATCCGCTCGACGGCTCCTCGAATCTCAAATCGAACAACACGATGGGAACGATCTTCGGCGTCTACGACGCCGCGCTTCCCGCTCGCGGTGAGACCCTCGTCGCCGCCGGCTTCGTCCTCTACGGGCCGATCACGACGATGGTGATCGCGACCGACGACATCGTCACCGAGTACGAACTCTCCGGCGGCGAGCGGACGGTCGTCGACCGCGATCTCGCCCTGCCAGACGAGCCGGTCGTCTACGGCTTCGGTGGCCGGGTCCCCAATTGGCCCGACGACTTCCGCGAACACGCCCGCGAGATCGAATCGGAGCTCAAACTCCGCTACGGCGGCGCGCTGATCGGCGACGTCAATCAGGTGCTCACCTACGGCGGCACCTTCGGCTATCCGGGCCTCGAGTCCCGGCCAGAAGGCAAGCTTCGGCTGCAGTTCGAGGGGAACCCCATCGGCTACGTCGTCGAGCAGGCCGGCGGGCGCTCCTCGAACGGTGTGCAGTCGCTGCTGTCCGTCGAGCCCGACGATCTCCACGACCGGACGCCGGTCCACGTCGGCAACGACGAGTTGATCGACCGGCTCGAGGACGCGCTCGCGTAG
- a CDS encoding class I fructose-bisphosphate aldolase: MIPIDDSPIVRDGKSLILAMDHGLEHGPVDFEAVPEKLDPSTVFETATHDAVTSIAVQKGIAEGYYPSYEDDVNLLVKLNGTSNMWMGEPDSAINCSVDYAAEIGADAVGFTVYSGSNHEVEMYEEFRRVQEKAREYDLPVVMWSYPRGQGLKNDTKPSTISYATRIALEVGADIAKVKYPGSADAMEHACKAAGDMKVVMSGGSKTSDYDFCSTVESAVTAGASGLAVGRNVWQRENPTRILDALEEVIYEEATADAALEATE; this comes from the coding sequence ATGATTCCGATCGACGACTCTCCGATCGTTCGCGACGGCAAGTCACTGATTCTGGCGATGGACCACGGGCTCGAGCACGGCCCCGTCGACTTCGAGGCGGTCCCGGAGAAACTCGATCCGTCGACGGTCTTCGAGACGGCGACGCACGACGCCGTCACGTCGATCGCCGTCCAGAAGGGGATCGCGGAGGGTTACTATCCGAGCTACGAGGACGACGTCAATCTCCTCGTGAAGCTCAACGGGACCTCGAACATGTGGATGGGCGAGCCCGACTCGGCGATCAACTGCTCGGTCGACTACGCGGCCGAGATCGGTGCCGACGCGGTCGGCTTCACCGTCTACAGCGGGTCGAACCACGAAGTCGAGATGTACGAGGAGTTCCGCCGGGTTCAGGAGAAGGCTCGCGAGTACGACCTCCCCGTCGTCATGTGGTCCTATCCACGCGGCCAGGGACTCAAGAACGACACCAAGCCGAGCACGATCTCCTACGCCACGCGCATCGCCCTCGAGGTCGGTGCCGACATCGCGAAGGTCAAGTACCCCGGCAGCGCCGACGCGATGGAACACGCCTGCAAGGCCGCGGGCGACATGAAGGTCGTCATGAGCGGCGGCTCGAAGACCTCCGACTACGACTTCTGCTCGACCGTCGAGTCCGCCGTCACCGCCGGCGCGAGCGGACTCGCCGTCGGCCGCAACGTCTGGCAGCGGGAGAATCCGACGCGGATCCTCGACGCGCTCGAGGAGGTCATCTACGAGGAGGCGACCGCCGACGCCGCACTCGAGGCCACCGAATAG
- a CDS encoding thiol-disulfide oxidoreductase DCC family protein — translation MSSDIPDGPIVLFDGVCNLCNGFVQFILPRDTDGTFHFASLQSDIGTELLAEHGLPTDELESIVLIEGDDCYVKSSAVIRIARLLGGVYALLGPTRFLPRWLRDRAYDFVAARRYRWFGKKEQCAMPPADVDVNARFLE, via the coding sequence ATGAGTTCGGATATCCCGGACGGGCCGATCGTTCTTTTCGACGGCGTCTGCAACCTCTGTAACGGGTTCGTCCAGTTCATCCTGCCCCGGGATACCGACGGAACGTTTCACTTCGCTTCGCTCCAGTCCGATATCGGCACGGAGCTGCTCGCCGAGCACGGGCTGCCGACCGACGAACTCGAGTCGATCGTGCTGATCGAGGGCGACGACTGTTACGTGAAGTCGTCCGCAGTCATTCGCATCGCGCGGCTCCTCGGCGGCGTCTACGCGCTGCTCGGCCCGACTCGATTCCTGCCGCGCTGGCTCCGGGACCGAGCGTACGATTTCGTCGCCGCCCGCCGCTACCGTTGGTTCGGCAAGAAAGAGCAGTGTGCCATGCCGCCAGCGGACGTGGACGTGAACGCTCGGTTCCTCGAGTGA
- a CDS encoding phytoene/squalene synthase family protein — protein sequence MTTGQSESPTDADLEWCYDAVHGVSRTFSITIDRLEEPMSRHICVGYLLCRIADTIEDAGHIPPDAQTELLATYDRLLDPNADGSVSAFMDDVEPWIPEERTDDWDVVAETPRVLQTFESLEEEPREIMREPVRELVDGMAMFTDRYASEGGLRLQTIEELEEYCWYAAGTVGTLITGLVARGTSQERADEMRGNARSFALLLQLVNIAKDVESDYHDENNVYLPAEWLAAEDVEIESVTDEDHHGGVTNVIKRVTGRAERYLDDAHRYLEVVPEHHGNRLSAWAIPYLLAVGTLRELRERPEDVVREGDVKVSRAEVYALLQQFEDGVSPSRLDELRTKMAEQPLHQ from the coding sequence ATGACCACGGGCCAGTCTGAATCCCCCACTGACGCCGACCTCGAGTGGTGTTACGACGCGGTTCACGGCGTTTCGCGGACCTTCTCGATTACGATCGACCGGCTCGAGGAGCCGATGTCGAGACACATCTGTGTCGGCTACCTTCTTTGTCGAATTGCCGATACGATCGAGGATGCGGGCCATATCCCGCCGGACGCACAGACCGAACTGCTCGCGACGTACGATCGACTGCTCGATCCGAACGCGGATGGCTCCGTCTCGGCGTTCATGGACGACGTCGAGCCGTGGATTCCCGAGGAGCGAACCGACGACTGGGACGTCGTCGCCGAGACGCCCCGGGTCCTGCAAACGTTCGAATCGCTCGAAGAGGAGCCCCGCGAAATCATGCGCGAACCGGTCCGCGAACTCGTCGACGGAATGGCGATGTTCACCGATCGCTACGCGAGTGAGGGTGGGTTACGCCTCCAGACGATCGAGGAACTCGAGGAGTACTGCTGGTACGCCGCCGGCACCGTCGGGACCCTGATCACCGGACTGGTCGCCCGCGGCACGTCGCAGGAACGGGCCGACGAGATGCGGGGGAACGCGCGCTCGTTCGCGCTCCTCCTCCAACTGGTCAACATCGCGAAGGACGTCGAGTCCGATTACCACGACGAAAACAACGTCTACCTCCCCGCCGAGTGGCTCGCGGCGGAGGACGTCGAAATCGAATCGGTGACCGACGAGGACCACCACGGCGGCGTCACGAACGTCATCAAGCGGGTGACGGGCCGCGCCGAGCGCTACCTCGACGACGCCCACCGCTACCTCGAGGTCGTGCCCGAACACCACGGCAACCGGCTCTCGGCGTGGGCGATCCCCTACCTGCTGGCGGTTGGGACCCTCCGCGAACTGCGCGAACGCCCCGAAGACGTCGTTCGCGAGGGCGACGTCAAAGTGTCTCGAGCGGAGGTGTACGCGCTCCTCCAGCAGTTCGAGGACGGCGTCTCCCCCTCGCGACTGGACGAACTTCGCACCAAGATGGCCGAGCAGCCGCTCCACCAGTAG
- a CDS encoding SDR family oxidoreductase gives MTESVLIAGAHGQVGQHVTELLGASDRTARAMVRDESQTDKMAELGGEPVVADLTGDVDHAVEGCDAIVFAAGSGGEDVYGVDRDGAIGLIDAASAAGVDRFVMLSSMGADDPESGPEALRDYLIAKAEADEYLRNSGLDYTIVRPGELTNESGTGEIRAGEGLELGDGDIPREDVARTLVAAIDFEPVSGETFEILSGEESIEDALETIGSS, from the coding sequence GTGACCGAATCCGTACTCATCGCCGGCGCGCACGGGCAGGTCGGACAGCACGTGACGGAACTCCTCGGCGCGAGCGATCGCACCGCTCGAGCGATGGTCCGCGACGAGTCCCAGACCGACAAGATGGCTGAACTGGGCGGAGAGCCGGTCGTAGCAGACCTGACCGGAGATGTCGACCACGCAGTCGAGGGCTGTGACGCCATCGTCTTCGCGGCCGGTTCGGGCGGCGAGGACGTCTACGGCGTCGACCGCGACGGCGCGATCGGGTTGATCGACGCGGCGAGCGCGGCGGGCGTCGACCGGTTCGTCATGCTCAGCTCGATGGGTGCCGACGACCCGGAATCGGGACCCGAGGCGCTTCGGGACTACCTGATCGCCAAGGCCGAGGCCGACGAGTATCTCCGCAACAGCGGCCTCGACTATACGATCGTGCGGCCGGGCGAGCTAACCAACGAATCCGGCACCGGCGAGATTCGAGCGGGGGAGGGGCTCGAGCTGGGTGACGGTGATATCCCTCGCGAAGACGTCGCCCGAACGCTCGTGGCCGCGATCGACTTCGAGCCCGTCTCCGGCGAGACGTTCGAGATCCTCTCGGGCGAGGAGTCGATCGAGGACGCGCTCGAGACGATCGGCTCGAGTTGA
- a CDS encoding acyl-CoA dehydrogenase → MDFALSAEQQQIRDMVSEFVDEEVVPVAEEIDHEDEFPADLVSEMGELGLMGMPFPEEYGGAGLDYHSYAIGLEEIARGSGGLGTIVAAHTSLAGNMLYEFGDESQKEEYLTPVAAGEDIGAFALSEAGAGSDVPAMDTIAERDGDEYVINGGKLWISNGSVADTVTLFAKTDPEAGNKGISSFIVRPEEDDGFIVEGTEDKLGDKGCPTAELRFDDLRIPESRRLGEEGDGFVHALKTLNGGRITIAARGVGIARAAFEEARDYANEREQFGQPIGEFQSIKHKLADMDTKIQAAKMLMHKAADKKIRGEDYIKDASQAKLYASEVSREVANEGIQIHGGYGYTKDFAAQRFYRDAKLNEIYEGTSEVLRNTIGDQLLEE, encoded by the coding sequence ATGGATTTCGCACTCTCGGCCGAGCAGCAACAGATTCGAGATATGGTCTCGGAGTTCGTCGACGAGGAGGTCGTCCCCGTCGCCGAGGAAATCGACCACGAGGACGAGTTCCCCGCCGATCTCGTGAGCGAGATGGGCGAACTCGGGCTGATGGGGATGCCCTTCCCCGAGGAGTACGGCGGTGCCGGACTCGACTACCACTCCTACGCGATCGGTCTCGAGGAGATCGCCCGTGGCTCGGGCGGGCTGGGAACGATCGTCGCCGCTCACACCTCGCTGGCGGGCAATATGCTCTACGAGTTCGGTGACGAGTCCCAGAAAGAGGAATATCTGACCCCCGTCGCGGCGGGCGAGGACATCGGGGCGTTCGCGCTCTCGGAGGCGGGCGCGGGCAGCGACGTGCCGGCGATGGACACGATCGCCGAACGGGACGGCGACGAGTACGTCATCAACGGCGGCAAGCTCTGGATCTCGAACGGCTCCGTGGCCGATACGGTCACGCTCTTCGCGAAAACAGATCCGGAGGCGGGCAACAAGGGAATCTCCTCCTTCATCGTTCGGCCCGAGGAGGACGACGGCTTCATCGTCGAGGGGACGGAGGACAAGCTCGGCGACAAGGGCTGTCCGACCGCAGAGCTCCGATTCGACGACCTCCGGATCCCGGAATCGCGCCGACTCGGCGAGGAGGGCGACGGCTTCGTCCACGCGCTGAAGACGCTGAACGGCGGCCGAATTACGATCGCGGCCCGCGGCGTCGGTATCGCTCGCGCGGCCTTCGAGGAGGCCCGCGACTACGCCAACGAGCGCGAGCAGTTCGGCCAGCCAATCGGCGAGTTCCAGTCGATCAAACACAAGCTGGCGGACATGGACACGAAGATCCAGGCCGCCAAGATGCTCATGCACAAGGCCGCGGACAAGAAGATCCGCGGCGAGGACTACATCAAGGACGCCTCCCAGGCGAAGCTCTACGCCTCCGAAGTGAGCCGCGAGGTCGCGAACGAAGGGATCCAGATCCACGGCGGCTACGGCTACACCAAGGACTTCGCCGCCCAGCGCTTCTACCGCGACGCCAAGCTCAACGAGATCTACGAGGGCACCAGCGAGGTGCTGCGCAACACGATCGGCGACCAGTTGCTCGAGGAATAG
- a CDS encoding PadR family transcriptional regulator produces the protein MSKWLRSGRRRDICFLLAAAEAGELRGQELKSRLESHYDDRLDPKSFYGSLSALVDAGFVEKRTEGLHDVYALTEAGDRRTREHGAWVRECLEDGDETVG, from the coding sequence ATGAGCAAGTGGCTCCGGAGCGGTCGTCGTCGGGACATCTGTTTCCTGCTCGCCGCGGCCGAGGCGGGCGAGCTACGCGGCCAGGAGCTGAAATCGCGCCTCGAGTCCCACTACGACGACCGGCTTGACCCGAAATCGTTCTACGGCTCGCTGTCGGCCCTGGTCGACGCGGGCTTCGTCGAGAAACGAACCGAGGGACTGCACGACGTCTACGCACTAACCGAGGCGGGCGACCGACGGACGCGCGAGCACGGAGCGTGGGTCCGGGAGTGTCTCGAGGACGGCGACGAGACCGTCGGATAG
- a CDS encoding DUF3267 domain-containing protein codes for MSRSEPSTARRPLAAFRLTRAVTLQWLVVSAVGFFGFAYCFGHVLAWVRGTSLEPIVIAPSSPPTVVGLIAVSLGLLVCVVVPHELLHGVFMARYGDAPSYGIGLSYFVLPYAYAETSGASYTRNQLLVALLAPFAVITTLGLAAMVVVPSPLLIVPLAANAAGSIGDLWMAAVLCQYPADVRVGDPPGGVQGFGIYGADDRSVSRLPGAPLLARFLTGSVGTLAAIVIYALFAVLLSLAVGSGDVVLGDPESGWLLFRHDRHPDGTALLEIGDRALLAAAALGGIAWTIIATVRRQLERD; via the coding sequence GTGAGCCGTTCCGAGCCCTCCACGGCCCGCCGACCGCTCGCGGCGTTTCGACTCACGCGAGCGGTCACGCTCCAGTGGCTCGTCGTCTCCGCGGTCGGATTCTTCGGCTTCGCCTACTGCTTCGGGCACGTCCTCGCGTGGGTTCGCGGAACGTCGCTCGAGCCGATCGTGATCGCGCCGTCCTCGCCGCCGACGGTGGTCGGGCTGATCGCCGTCTCCCTCGGACTGCTCGTCTGCGTGGTCGTCCCCCACGAACTGCTCCACGGGGTGTTCATGGCTCGCTACGGCGACGCCCCGAGCTACGGCATCGGTCTCTCGTACTTCGTGTTGCCGTACGCGTACGCCGAAACGAGCGGCGCGAGCTACACCCGGAACCAGTTGCTCGTCGCCCTGCTCGCGCCGTTCGCGGTGATCACGACCCTCGGACTCGCAGCGATGGTCGTCGTTCCGTCACCACTGTTGATCGTGCCGCTGGCCGCGAACGCGGCCGGTTCGATCGGCGACCTCTGGATGGCCGCCGTCCTCTGTCAGTACCCCGCCGACGTTCGCGTCGGGGACCCGCCCGGCGGCGTCCAGGGGTTCGGAATCTACGGCGCTGACGACCGCTCCGTCAGCCGGCTTCCGGGCGCGCCGCTCCTCGCACGGTTTCTGACCGGGAGCGTCGGAACCCTCGCCGCGATCGTGATCTACGCGCTGTTCGCCGTCCTCCTCTCGCTCGCGGTCGGCTCCGGCGATGTCGTCCTCGGCGATCCGGAGAGTGGCTGGCTGCTCTTCCGTCACGACCGCCACCCCGACGGCACCGCACTCCTCGAGATCGGCGACCGAGCGCTGCTCGCCGCGGCCGCGCTCGGTGGGATCGCGTGGACGATCATCGCGACCGTCCGTCGGCAACTCGAGCGCGACTGA
- a CDS encoding heme o synthase — protein sequence MATESFPRPIGTRRRFSALLTATALGVYLLLIVGATTSLTNAAASCSTWPTCHAPVDPLSQTELAIAWAHRLTAVVVGLLVTATALAAILGDASSRVRAVLVVAALLYIVQVGVGAVTATIGPAAILPGLHLALGLVIFSGVVLALAWDLEIATGSDDDASDSPEPLADLDEEVPAASERTLPSSRLARARLTAFAYFQMMKPRLMWLLCLVAAAGMALAAGPGLEIYTIVATLGGGVLAIGASGTFNHVLERDVDQKMSRTADRPLAVDLIPVRNALAFGLGLTALSLGAFLTINRLAAALGLAAIMFYSVVYTLVLKPNTVQNTVIGGAAGALPALIGWAAVTNEIGWPGLALAGVIFLWTPAHFYNLALAYKDDYARGGFPMMPVVRGETVTRKHILYYIAATFVSTIALAWITELGALYAGTVVVFGGIFLWAAVRLHFERTEAAAFRSFHASNAFLGAVLVAILVDALAF from the coding sequence GTGGCAACAGAGTCGTTTCCCCGCCCGATCGGCACGCGACGCCGCTTCTCCGCACTGCTCACAGCGACCGCGCTTGGCGTCTACCTGCTGTTGATCGTCGGCGCGACGACATCGCTGACGAACGCGGCCGCGTCGTGCTCGACGTGGCCGACCTGTCACGCACCCGTCGACCCGCTGAGCCAGACCGAACTCGCCATCGCGTGGGCCCACCGACTCACGGCCGTCGTCGTCGGCCTGCTCGTCACCGCGACGGCCCTCGCCGCGATCCTCGGTGACGCCTCGAGTCGCGTCCGAGCGGTGCTGGTCGTCGCCGCCCTCCTCTACATCGTTCAGGTCGGCGTCGGCGCCGTCACCGCGACGATCGGGCCCGCCGCGATCCTCCCCGGACTCCACCTCGCGCTCGGCCTCGTGATCTTCTCGGGGGTCGTCCTCGCGCTCGCGTGGGACCTCGAGATCGCGACCGGGAGCGACGACGACGCCAGCGACTCGCCGGAACCGCTCGCGGACCTCGATGAGGAAGTCCCGGCCGCGTCCGAGCGCACGCTCCCCTCGAGTCGGCTGGCTCGCGCACGGCTCACCGCCTTCGCGTACTTCCAGATGATGAAACCGCGGCTGATGTGGCTGCTCTGTCTGGTCGCCGCCGCCGGAATGGCGCTCGCGGCCGGCCCCGGACTCGAGATCTACACCATCGTCGCGACGCTCGGCGGCGGCGTCCTCGCGATCGGCGCAAGCGGGACCTTCAACCACGTCCTCGAGCGCGACGTCGATCAGAAGATGTCCCGCACCGCGGATCGACCGCTGGCGGTCGACCTGATCCCGGTCCGCAACGCGCTCGCGTTCGGACTCGGGCTGACCGCGCTGTCACTCGGGGCGTTCCTGACGATCAATCGGCTGGCGGCGGCGCTCGGCCTGGCCGCGATCATGTTCTACAGCGTCGTCTACACATTGGTGCTCAAGCCGAACACGGTGCAAAACACCGTTATCGGCGGCGCTGCGGGCGCGCTGCCCGCGCTGATCGGCTGGGCCGCCGTGACGAACGAGATCGGCTGGCCCGGACTCGCGCTCGCGGGCGTCATCTTCCTCTGGACGCCAGCGCACTTCTACAACCTCGCGCTGGCCTACAAGGACGACTACGCTCGCGGCGGCTTTCCCATGATGCCGGTCGTCCGGGGCGAGACCGTCACCCGCAAACACATCCTCTACTACATCGCCGCGACGTTCGTAAGCACCATCGCCTTGGCGTGGATCACCGAACTCGGCGCGCTGTACGCCGGAACAGTCGTCGTCTTCGGCGGAATCTTCCTCTGGGCCGCCGTTCGCCTCCACTTCGAGCGGACCGAGGCCGCCGCGTTCCGGTCGTTCCACGCCTCGAACGCGTTCCTCGGGGCCGTGCTCGTCGCGATCCTCGTCGACGCGCTCGCGTTCTGA